From Bos indicus x Bos taurus breed Angus x Brahman F1 hybrid unplaced genomic scaffold, Bos_hybrid_MaternalHap_v2.0 tig00004250_arrow_arrow_obj, whole genome shotgun sequence, the proteins below share one genomic window:
- the LOC113889184 gene encoding collagen alpha-1(I) chain-like: MEFTTRFGLHSQATRLREDPGPARRGPLPASHRPRAGPRSEGLGPPTSGAGEWVFRTPHVPRPTAGRGFGAGLFPVHSPLLRESCTPTDHRLYHPSPPPGGGGGGGGGGGGGGRGRRTERETPRRGGTGSTSRRSRDGRGGDRRRGGPGWGGGGSGHARAPKPERATDAPRAPYHPPPPSPRYRHRHRPRGGSSGARTAARPQPGGRARSGGQTPRRPAGRRRGTRPRGADAHADSASGASRPSRRGASRVGGGKRARAAGTRRERHRRGKAGGGGPRRPGAGKHHRQGRDGERRRTGGRDPTPATTAGPRRVARDRPQPPDTPGAVTPEGRLRREEALEGETDHTGPGRGGGGGDAVSALRGTEGPEALRGQPPATRPPGRRAQDTRTPEGRLIVKRRSDRRTRGSARTRRRTRPRPTRRPSGSPLPTAAAAVTVARHAARHPVPSGDGGVPGKGEAGEGHGTPHGPTPRRRPPTAASPHRARGRTRASAPPARDRRGCPAARRPTAGPGGPPPTPDDHRPAVPPPRRGAEPAPAPPTLTHPVRPAPPDPVLSPQPIRWGDPYPNPRSRAPSPPPHTTTEGGGKGLRRGAGRQAGRGHASEVRERRKQGGRTGQTAAGGVGGGGRGGRKPRGSEGVGRRGAWRPARQAQSGRRTAGRRPAEADRPRAGDGRRRGKTHRGVAPDRPPTARGGRGALRTRLALPLSPPPGPIPRRTGGGEAREPGAWRGEAPAPLSEPTALMILPQVHLRKPCYDFYFL, from the exons ATGGAGTTTACCACCCGCTTTGGGCTGCATTCCCAAGCAACCCGACTCCGGGAAGACCCGGGCCCGGCGCGCCGGGGGCCGCTACCGGCCTCACACCGTCCACGGGCTGGGCCTCGATCAGAAGGACTTGGGCCCCCCACGAGCGGCGCCGGGGAGTGGGTCTTCCGTACGCCACATGTCCCGCGCCCCACCGCGGGGCGGGGATTCGGCGCTGGGCTCTTCCCTGTTCACTCGCCGTTACTGAGGGAATCCTG CACCCCTACCGACCACCGCCTGTACCACCCGTCGCCCCCTCcgggaggaggaggcggcggcggcggcggcgggggcggtggCGGCCGCGGGCGGCGGACAGAGAGGGAGACACCGAGGCGGGGCGGGACGGGGAGCACGAGCCGGCGGTCACGGGACGGACGTGGCGGGGACCGGCGGAGAGGCGGCCCgggttggggagggggcgggtCGGGGCACGCACGGGCGCCGAAGCCCGAACGGGCGACGGACGCACCGCGCGCCCcctaccaccccccccccccctcacCACGCTACCGCCACCGCCACCGCCCTCGCGGCGGGAGCTCCGGGGCGCGAACCGCGGCACGGCCGCAGCCCGGGGGGAGAGCGCGCAGCGGCGGGCAGACGCCGCGGCGTCCCGCGGGTCGCCGCCGGGGCACGCGTCCCCGGGGCGCGGACGCGCACGCGGACTCGGCCTCGGGCGCGAGCCGCCCGTCCCGACGGGGCGCGAGCCGCGTGGGGGGCGGGAAGCGGGCACGGGCCGCGGGCACACGGCGGGAAAGGCACCGCAGGGGGAAGGCGGGGGGCGGAGGGCCGCGCCGGCCGGGCGCCGGCAAACACCACCGCCAAGGGCGGGACGGCGAACGACGGCGGACCGGAGGGCGcgaccccacccccgccaccaccGCGGGCCCCCGCCGGGTGGCGCGAGACCGTCCCCAGCCCCCCGACACCCCAGGGGCGGTGACACCCGAAGGCCGCTTGCGGCGCGAGGAAGCTCTCGAAGGGGAGACCGACCACACAGGCCCCGGCAG aggcgggggggggggggacgccGTGTCTGCACTTAGGGGGACGGAGGGCCCAGAGGCCCTGCGAGGACAGCCCCCAGCCACGCGCCCCCCGGGGAGGCGCGCACAGGACACGCGCACCCCGGAGGGGCGATTGATCGTCAAGCGACGCTCAGACAGGC GGACGCGGGGCAGCGCGCGCACGCGCCGCCGCACACGGCCACGGCCCACACGACGGCCGTCGGGTAGCCCCCTCCCGACGGCCGCGGCGGCAGTGACCGTGGCGCGCCACGCCGCGCGCCACCCCGTCCCCTCGGGGGACGGCGGG GTACCTGGAAAGGGTGAGGCGGGCGAGGGGCACGGCACGCCCCACGGGCCAACGCCCCGACGTCGACCCCCAACCGCCGCGTCCCCCCACCGGGCCCGCGGCCGCACGCGGGCCTCGGCGCCGCCGGCACGTGACCGCAGGGGGTGCCCCGCCGCGCGCCGGCCGACCGCCGGCCCCGGAGGGCCCCCGCCGACGCCAGACGACCACCGCCCCGCCGTCCCCCCCCCGAGACGCGGGGCAgagcccgcccccgcccctccaaCCCTCACACACCCGGTGCGGCCGGCCCCGCCGGACCCCGTCCTCTCGCCCCAGCCCATCCGCTGGGGGGACCCCTACCCGAACCCGCGTTCCCGGgcaccctccccccccccccacaccacCACCGAGGGCGGAGGGAAGGGGCTCCGACGGGGAGCTGGGCGCCAAGCGGGCAGGGGACACGCGTCAGAGGTACGGGAGAGGCGAAAACAGGGCGGGAGAACCGGACAGACGGCCGCGGGaggcgtggggggtgggggacgggGCGGGAGAAAGCCCCGAGGCTCGGAAGGCGTGGGGAGGCGAGGCGCCTGGCGACCGGCGCGGCAGGCCCAGAGCGGCAGACGGACGGCCGGCCGGCGACCGGCCGAGGCAGACCGGCCCAGGGCCGGCGACGGGAGGCGGCGGGGCAAG ACACACCGGGGAGTAGCCCCCGACCGGCCCCCGACCGCCCGTGGGGGGCGGGGCGCCCTCCGGACGCGTCTcgctctccccctctcccctcctcccggTCCCATCCCGCGCCGCACGGGCGGAGGAGAGGCTCGCGAGCCGGGCGCGTGGCGGGGCGAGGCCCCCGCGCCGCTCTCGGAACCGACCGCGTTAATGATCCTTCCGCAGGTTCACCTACGGAAACCTTGTTACGACTTTTACTTCCTCTAG